DNA sequence from the Candidatus Methylomirabilota bacterium genome:
GAGATCACGCCGAGGGGTACCGCGATGACAACCCCGAGGATCATGGCGAGCGCGGTCAGCTCGAGGGTGACGGGAATGGCCTTGCCCAAGCTCACCGCGATGGGCTCGCCCGTCAGCAGTGAGTCGCCCGGCCGGAGGCTCACCATCTGCCAGAGCCAGAGGCCGTACTGCTGGTAGTACGGGAGATCGAGGCGGAGATCCTTACGGACCTTCGCGAGCTCCTTTTCCCCGATGTTACCCGACTCCCCCATGAGCACGGTGAGGGCGTCGCCGGGCATGACGCGCATGAGGCCGAACACGATGAGCGAGGACAGTAACAGCACGGGCACGGCGAGCAGCAGCCGCCGTAGCACGTATTTGTACATGGGACCGCGTCGTCTCCGCTCCTCGCCCTACTTGTCGAGCCAAGTCCGCGCGATGTGCGGCGATCCGTAGCTGTCGGTGCGGCGCAGCGCGATCGACGCGAGGTTGCGCACTTGCGGCTGGGCCACGATGAAGCCGTTGTCATATGGCATCCAAAGCCGCGCCACCTGATCGAACTCGCGGTCCACGATCTTCTTGGTGATCACCCGCTGTTCCTTGGGATCCGGAGTCTGGCGCAGCTTGACGGTCAGCTCGTCGATCTGCGGGTCGTTCACCCGGAAGAAGTTCTTGGTCGACTTGGAGTGCATGTACTGGTAGGTCCGCTCGTCGACGCCGACGGCATGGCCCGACTGGAAACCCCAACACAGCCCCTCCCACTTAGATTCCACATAGCGGCCGTAGTACGTCGTGTAGTCGAGCTTGGTGATCTTGACGTCGATGTTCAGGTTCTTCTTGAGCTCCGCCTGCACGAGCTGCACCTGCGACGTCATCTGCGGCCAATACTCGTAGTAGAAGAGAGTCGTCGAGAACCCGTTGGGATGCCCGGCCTCGGCGAGGAGCTTCTTCGCCTCCGCCGGCTTGTACTGCCACCACGGGCCGAACTGAGCCGCCGTCGGTGCCTTGTCCTGATAGTAGATGTAGGGCACCCCCCAACCAAGGATGCCGTGGCCCTCGAATACCGTATCCACCTGCTTCTGGCGGTCGATCGCCATGGAGAGGGCGCGGCGCACCCGGACATCATTGAACGGCGGCTTGTCCTGCGACATGGCCAGACCGAAGAACACCGCAGAATTGTGATAGGCCTGAACCACGGCGCCCGGGTTCGTCTTGCGAATCGCTTCCACCTCGGAGGGGCTGGCCATCCAGACGAAGTCAGCCTGTCCGGCACGGAAGGCGGCCTTGCGGGTGGCGTCGTCCGGTGTCATGAGGATGATGTACTCGTCCAGATATGGACGACCCTTGTCCCAGTAGTCGGGGTTGCGCTGCAGCACGGCCCTCACCTTGCGTGTGTGCTCTTTCAGGACGAAGGGCCCAGTTCCGATGAGGCGCTTCTTGAGGTCGCCATCCTCCTCGAGCACCTCGCGCGCGAAGACTATCGAAATGGGCTCCGCGAGGGCGTGGGCCACGAACACGTTGGGCGTCTGCATGTGCAGGCGCACCGTGTACTTGTCAGGCGTCTCGATGCCCTCGATCTCCTTGAAGTTGAACGTCTGCACGCCTTCCTTGGCGTATGCCTCGAAGCAGTACTTGATGTCCGCGGACGTGAGCTCGCGGCCGTTCAAGGGGGCCACGTTCTGCCACTTCACCCCCTGACGCAGTTTGAAGGTCCACACGCGGTGATCAGGGCTCGCCGACCAGGACTCGGCGAGATCGCCCTTCAGGCTCATGTCGCCGGCGCCGCTGGCCTCGTCGGGGAAAGCGTAGCGGACGAGCCGATTGCTGGTCAGCCCGGCGAACTGGTACAGACCGACCGACTGGGTCAGCCGCGGATCGAGCACGGGCGGATCCCAGGCCGACGCACGGGTCAGCGTGCCGCCGCGCTTGGGAGGCTTCGTGCTCGCCGGAATCCACTCCGGATAGGGGGATGTTGCTTGTGCTGACGCCTTGGAGATAGGGCGGCTGAGCGCGAGCGCGCCCAAGCCCACGGCAGTTCCGCCCGCGCGGCGAAGGAAGTGCCGGCGGCTTAGTGCATTGTGAGTACCTTTCGGGTTCTGTGTCGACATCCTGGCTCTCCTTCCTGATCCGGTGCGGCGAGTAGCGAGCCTCGCGAGACATTCCCGGAGCGGACCGAGCGAACGGAGCGGACAGAACGTGCGTCAGAAGACGAGTGTTGGGGGAAACTCCCACGGTGTGGGAGCGTTGTCAAGCGGGGCGGAACTCCTCGCCGGAAATGGCGTACTGCCGCATCTTCACGTGGAGGGTCTTGTAGTCGGTCTTGAGCAGGCGCGCCGCCGCGCTCTTGTTGCCGCGGCTCGCGCGCAGCGCCTCGCGGATCGCCTGCTGCTCCGCCTCCGCGGCGCCCAGGTCGGCGAGCTCGCGCAGCGAGAGCCCGCCCGGCGCGTGGCGCGGCGCGGGCGCGTCGGGCTTGCGCCCGCGCGGCCAGAGATGGTCAGGCTCCACGATGTCGTCGCAGCGCAGCACTGCGCGCCGGATGACGTCGCGCAGCTCGCGGGCATTGCCGGGCCACGCGTGGGCGAGCAGAAGCTGCCACGCCGCCTCGGAGATCGCGCGGAGAGGCCGGCCGCGCTCCATCGCCATCTCCTCGGCGAAGCGGTTGGCGAGCGCCATGATGTCCTCGCGGCGCTCCCGCAGCGGCGGCACCGGGACGCGGCTCTCGGCGAGGAGCTGGACGAGATCCTGACGAAGCCGCCCCGCCCGCACCTCGTGGTCGACGGGCGCGCGGGACGCGGCGATCACGCGCACGTCGATCGGGACCGCGCGCGTTCCGCCCACCGGCTGCACCCGCCGCTCGCGGAGCGCGCGGAAGAGGCGCGACTGGATCGCCGCGGGCAGTGCGGCCACGTCGTCGAGGAAGAGCGTGCCGCGGTCCGCGCGCTGGAGCTGGCCGTCGCGGCTGCGGTCGGCTCCCGGCACGGCGCCCCTCTCGTAGCCGAATAGCTCGGTCTCCACCGAGGACTCCGCCACCGCGGCGCAGTCGAGGGTGACGAACGGACGATCGTGGCGGGCGCTCTGCTGGTGAATGACCCGCGCGATCAGCTCCTTGCCGGTGCCGGGCTCGCCCTCGATGACCACGTGGCCGCTGGCCGCCGCGGCCTCGAGTCCCGTGGCGATCACCTTGGAGACCGCCGCGCTCGGCCCCATGAGCGCCCGAAGCGATCCCACCGGACCCGTCTGGGTCTCCAGCTCCTCCACGCGCGCGACGAGACGGCGATGCTCGAGGGCGCGCTGCACGGTGAGGGCCAGCTCGTCCTTCACGAAGGGCTTGGTGAGGTAGTCGTAGGCCCCGAGGCGCATGGCCTGGACGGCCTTGGGGATCTCGACGAAGGCGGTGAGGATGATGACGCAGGCGAGCGGATCGACCTGCCGGATCTCGGGGAGGGCCTCGAGGCCCCCCTTCTGCGGCATCATGAGATCCAGCAGCACCACCGCGGGGTGCTCGCGGCGATAGGCCTCCACCGCTTCGGAGCCGTCGGCGACGCTGACGACGCGCATGCCTTCGGCCGTGAAGATATCCTCTAGGAGCGAGCGCATCTCTGGCTCGTCGTCCACGACGAGCAGGGTGGCCCCCGCCGCGTCCCGCATACCCCTACCCTACCGCAATGGGGGCGGAACCGCCTCTGTTCTGGCGGCCCCGCCCCCGGGGGGCTTCGGTCAGGCCTTCTGCTTGATGGCCTGGAGGACGCGGTCGGGCTGTATCGGCATCTGCCGAACTCTCGCGCCGGTGGCGGCGAAGATGGCGTTGGAGAGCGCCGGCCCGATGGTGGTCGCGCCGGGCTCCCCCACGCCGGTGGGATACTCGCTGCTCTGGACGACGTGCACCTCGACCACGTCGGGCACCTCGTTCATCCGCAGGACCTGGTACGTGTCGAAGTTCTTCTGCTCCAGCGCGCCCTTGGCGACGGTGCCCTTCTCCTTGGTCGCGTTGGAAAGGCCGAAGAGGAGCGATCCCTCCACCTGGGAGCGCACGCCGTCCGGGTTGACGACGATGCCGCAGTCCACCGCACAGATGATCTTCTCGACCTTGACGTTGCCGGTTGCGGGATCGACCTTGGCCTGGATCGCGGTGGCGGTCCAGGTGGGCGTCTTCTTCTCCTGCGCGGACACGCAGGCCACCCCGATGCCGGTATTGGCCGGGAGCTGCGTCTTGCCGATGCCCGCGCGCTCCGCCACGATCTTCAGCACGTTGGCGAGGCGGGGGGCGCCGGCGAGCATGTCGAGACGATACTTCACGGGATCGACCTTGTTGAGATTGGCCAGCTCGTCCACGAACGT
Encoded proteins:
- a CDS encoding ABC transporter substrate-binding protein gives rise to the protein MLDPRLTQSVGLYQFAGLTSNRLVRYAFPDEASGAGDMSLKGDLAESWSASPDHRVWTFKLRQGVKWQNVAPLNGRELTSADIKYCFEAYAKEGVQTFNFKEIEGIETPDKYTVRLHMQTPNVFVAHALAEPISIVFAREVLEEDGDLKKRLIGTGPFVLKEHTRKVRAVLQRNPDYWDKGRPYLDEYIILMTPDDATRKAAFRAGQADFVWMASPSEVEAIRKTNPGAVVQAYHNSAVFFGLAMSQDKPPFNDVRVRRALSMAIDRQKQVDTVFEGHGILGWGVPYIYYQDKAPTAAQFGPWWQYKPAEAKKLLAEAGHPNGFSTTLFYYEYWPQMTSQVQLVQAELKKNLNIDVKITKLDYTTYYGRYVESKWEGLCWGFQSGHAVGVDERTYQYMHSKSTKNFFRVNDPQIDELTVKLRQTPDPKEQRVITKKIVDREFDQVARLWMPYDNGFIVAQPQVRNLASIALRRTDSYGSPHIARTWLDK
- a CDS encoding sigma-54 dependent transcriptional regulator, whose protein sequence is MRDAAGATLLVVDDEPEMRSLLEDIFTAEGMRVVSVADGSEAVEAYRREHPAVVLLDLMMPQKGGLEALPEIRQVDPLACVIILTAFVEIPKAVQAMRLGAYDYLTKPFVKDELALTVQRALEHRRLVARVEELETQTGPVGSLRALMGPSAAVSKVIATGLEAAAASGHVVIEGEPGTGKELIARVIHQQSARHDRPFVTLDCAAVAESSVETELFGYERGAVPGADRSRDGQLQRADRGTLFLDDVAALPAAIQSRLFRALRERRVQPVGGTRAVPIDVRVIAASRAPVDHEVRAGRLRQDLVQLLAESRVPVPPLRERREDIMALANRFAEEMAMERGRPLRAISEAAWQLLLAHAWPGNARELRDVIRRAVLRCDDIVEPDHLWPRGRKPDAPAPRHAPGGLSLRELADLGAAEAEQQAIREALRASRGNKSAAARLLKTDYKTLHVKMRQYAISGEEFRPA
- a CDS encoding molybdopterin cofactor-binding domain-containing protein; amino-acid sequence: IKLIRSREEDIRRDFYRSATLQVVRAGLGGDGKLVAWENTLVASHPGKRWGPDFVDKKGLDQFALNGADHVYDVPNQTVRAVPVETGISVGYVRAVAPNYTFFAVETFVDELANLNKVDPVKYRLDMLAGAPRLANVLKIVAERAGIGKTQLPANTGIGVACVSAQEKKTPTWTATAIQAKVDPATGNVKVEKIICAVDCGIVVNPDGVRSQVEGSLLFGLSNATKEKGTVAKGALEQKNFDTYQVLRMNEVPDVVEVHVVQSSEYPTGVGEPGATTIGPALSNAIFAATGARVRQMPIQPDRVLQAIKQKA